One Aphidius gifuensis isolate YNYX2018 linkage group LG5, ASM1490517v1, whole genome shotgun sequence genomic region harbors:
- the LOC122857591 gene encoding tRNA pseudouridine(38/39) synthase isoform X1, with the protein MENIVQKKNSKKPLTKNDLELLDKNDLIDRILQLDSHIIQLKNVIKKSGENRKSGASQTSAKSFNFSQKSKRHILLKFYYLGWNYKGFVEQEDTINTVEHHIFEALKKSCLIENRESSNYHRCGRTDKGVSAHSQVISLDVRSVLKTDDQHKVNDELPYSKILNRILPDSIKCIAWASVGSDYSARFDCKHRTYKYFFPRGNLNIEAMRKAASLLIGLHDFRNICKMDVANGVVNFKRTIVDAQIICSNNDQSITAGYDMCFLIIKSKAFLWHQIRCIMGILFLVGQGREKSDIFSHLLNVEKCPRKPQYSLAHELPLNLFHCDYDDVDWFYDDQELHVVIKKLQEDWTMNSIKSAMTRSMLQNLENLTKNKISSNNQSDCLILGVHSKCYQPLMKRITCESLENRIKHFEKKQRINIKNVLKENE; encoded by the exons ATGGAGAATATcgtacagaaaaaaaattccaaaaaaccGTTAACTAAGAATGACCTCGAGCTTCTTGACAAAAAT GATCTTATTGATAGAATATTGCAGTTGGATTCACatattatacaattaaaaaatgtaatcaaAAAATCTGGTGAGAATCGCAAATCTGGTGCGTCACAAACATCTGCAAAATCTTTCAATTTTTCCCA AAAATCTAAGAGACATATCCTACTCAAGTTTTATTATCTTGGTTGGAATTACAAAGGATTTGTTGAACAAGAAGATACGATAAACACAGTAGAGCATCATATTTTTGAAGCTCTCAAAAAAAGCTGCTTAATTGAAAATCGTGAATCGTCTAATTACCATCGATGTGGTCGAACTGACAAAGGGGTCAGTGCGCATTCCCAAGTAATATCTTTAGATGTTCGAAGCGTATTAAAAACCGATGATCAGCACAAAGTTAACGACGAGTTACCATacagtaaaatattaaatagaatACTTCCTGACAGTATAAAGTGTATAGCATGGGCATCGGTGGGATCAGATTACTCAGCGAGATTCGATTGTAAACATAGAACATATAAGTACTTTTTTCCTCGAGGAAATTTGAATATCGAAGCTATGAGAAAAGCAGCAAGTCTACTGATAGGGCTTCATGATTTTCGAAACATTTGTAAAATGGATGTAGCCAATGGAGTAGTGAACTTCAAACGAACAATTGTTGATGCACAAATTATCTGTTCAAACAATGATCAATCAATAACTGCAG GCTATGACATGTGCTTCTTAATCATTAAAAGTAAAGCATTCCTTTGGCATCAAATAAGATGTATCATGGGAATACTTTTTCTCGTAGGCCAAGGAAGAGAAAAAtctgatattttttctcatttgttAAATGTTGAAAAGTGCCCACGTAAACCTCAGTATAGTTTAGCTCATGAATTGcccttaaatttatttcactgTGACTATGATGATGTCGATTGGTTCTACGATGATCAAGAATTACATGttgttatcaaaaaattacaagaagaTTGGACAATGAATTCCATAAa GAGTGCGATGACGAGGAGTATGCTTCAAAATCTTGAAAATcttaccaaaaataaaatcagttCAAATAATCAAAGTGATTGCCTGATTCTAGGCGTCCATTCAAAATGTTACCAGCCATTGATGAAGCGAATTACTTGTG AAAGCCTCGAGAATCGTATCAAGCATTTTgagaaaaaacaaagaatcaatattaaaaatgtgttaaaagaaaatgaataa
- the LOC122857602 gene encoding putative E3 ubiquitin-protein ligase UBR7 encodes MTLENIFHANIEPNRRSNTIDQGYIRQALYACKTSCFGDDEKQAGVCLACSFRRHKGHEFIDLYTKRSFRCDCGDSNFGNKKCILDKAKARLNIENKHTHNGIDGIYCICSRLYPYRDPDSPEEIINDQMMQCIICKNWYY; translated from the exons atgactTTAGAGAATATATTTCACGCAAATATAGAACCAAATCGTCGTTCAAATACAATTGATCAA GGTTATATAAGACAAGCATTGTATGCATGTAAAACATCTTGCTttggtgatgatgaaaaacaaGCTGGTGTTTGTTTGGCATGTAGTTTTCGTCGTCATAAAGGCCATGAATTCATTGACCTCTATACAAAACGTTCATTTCGTTGTGACTGTGGCGATTCAAATTTTGGCAATAAAAAATGCATTCTAGAcaag GCAAAAGCACGATtgaacattgaaaataaacacaCTCATAATGGTATTGATggtatttattgtatttgttCACGTCTATATCCATATCGTGATCCAGATTCACcagaagaaataataaatgatcaaATGATGCAgtgtattatttgtaaaaattggTATTATTGA
- the LOC122857591 gene encoding tRNA pseudouridine(38/39) synthase isoform X2 — MNTRVYFDLIDRILQLDSHIIQLKNVIKKSGENRKSGASQTSAKSFNFSQKSKRHILLKFYYLGWNYKGFVEQEDTINTVEHHIFEALKKSCLIENRESSNYHRCGRTDKGVSAHSQVISLDVRSVLKTDDQHKVNDELPYSKILNRILPDSIKCIAWASVGSDYSARFDCKHRTYKYFFPRGNLNIEAMRKAASLLIGLHDFRNICKMDVANGVVNFKRTIVDAQIICSNNDQSITAGYDMCFLIIKSKAFLWHQIRCIMGILFLVGQGREKSDIFSHLLNVEKCPRKPQYSLAHELPLNLFHCDYDDVDWFYDDQELHVVIKKLQEDWTMNSIKSAMTRSMLQNLENLTKNKISSNNQSDCLILGVHSKCYQPLMKRITCESLENRIKHFEKKQRINIKNVLKENE, encoded by the exons ATGAACACACGTGTTTATTTT GATCTTATTGATAGAATATTGCAGTTGGATTCACatattatacaattaaaaaatgtaatcaaAAAATCTGGTGAGAATCGCAAATCTGGTGCGTCACAAACATCTGCAAAATCTTTCAATTTTTCCCA AAAATCTAAGAGACATATCCTACTCAAGTTTTATTATCTTGGTTGGAATTACAAAGGATTTGTTGAACAAGAAGATACGATAAACACAGTAGAGCATCATATTTTTGAAGCTCTCAAAAAAAGCTGCTTAATTGAAAATCGTGAATCGTCTAATTACCATCGATGTGGTCGAACTGACAAAGGGGTCAGTGCGCATTCCCAAGTAATATCTTTAGATGTTCGAAGCGTATTAAAAACCGATGATCAGCACAAAGTTAACGACGAGTTACCATacagtaaaatattaaatagaatACTTCCTGACAGTATAAAGTGTATAGCATGGGCATCGGTGGGATCAGATTACTCAGCGAGATTCGATTGTAAACATAGAACATATAAGTACTTTTTTCCTCGAGGAAATTTGAATATCGAAGCTATGAGAAAAGCAGCAAGTCTACTGATAGGGCTTCATGATTTTCGAAACATTTGTAAAATGGATGTAGCCAATGGAGTAGTGAACTTCAAACGAACAATTGTTGATGCACAAATTATCTGTTCAAACAATGATCAATCAATAACTGCAG GCTATGACATGTGCTTCTTAATCATTAAAAGTAAAGCATTCCTTTGGCATCAAATAAGATGTATCATGGGAATACTTTTTCTCGTAGGCCAAGGAAGAGAAAAAtctgatattttttctcatttgttAAATGTTGAAAAGTGCCCACGTAAACCTCAGTATAGTTTAGCTCATGAATTGcccttaaatttatttcactgTGACTATGATGATGTCGATTGGTTCTACGATGATCAAGAATTACATGttgttatcaaaaaattacaagaagaTTGGACAATGAATTCCATAAa GAGTGCGATGACGAGGAGTATGCTTCAAAATCTTGAAAATcttaccaaaaataaaatcagttCAAATAATCAAAGTGATTGCCTGATTCTAGGCGTCCATTCAAAATGTTACCAGCCATTGATGAAGCGAATTACTTGTG AAAGCCTCGAGAATCGTATCAAGCATTTTgagaaaaaacaaagaatcaatattaaaaatgtgttaaaagaaaatgaataa
- the LOC122857598 gene encoding phospholipid phosphatase 6, whose protein sequence is MKMKTERREIPSLLKKVLTTDVHLTDAFVNQTERFLPLRQIKIYYKFLEVSGHGLLWLSGWLAFIWIANNKNLYQMQVNLLIGLLFDILTVAILKAVTRRRRPSDNKNSFELGPDKFSFPSGHASRASLITFFFFSIHPVSSVFILTFFSWTISICLSRILLRKHYFLDIICGISLGIMEGFFINMIYLKRATCVEFVSWITDEKLDGGEFHV, encoded by the exons ATgaaaatg AAAACAGAACGGAGAGAAATACCATCTTTgctaaaaaaagttttgacaACTGATGTTCACTTAACTGATGCTTTTGTCAATCAAACTGAACGATTCTTGCCTTTGAGACAAATCaaaatttactataaatttttagaa GTTTCAGGGCATGGACTACTTTGGCTTTCTGGCTGGCTAGCCTTTATATGGATtgcaaacaacaaaaatttgtatcaaatgcaagttaatttattaatag GATTGTTGTTCGACATATTGACAGTAGCGATATTAAAAGCTGTAACACGCCGACGACGACCTTCTGATAATAAAAACTCATTTGAACTAGGACCCGACAAATTTTCGTTTCCTTCTGGTCATGCTTCGAGGGCGTCATTAATAACATTCTTCTTCTTCAGCATTCATCCCGTTTCTTCAGTCTTCATacttacatttttttcatggACAATATCAATATGTTTATCGAGAATTCTTTTGagaaaacattattttctggACATAATCTGTGGAATTTCATTGGGCATCATGGAaggtttttttatcaatatgataTACTTAAAACGGGCAACGTGTGTCGAATTTGTATCCTGGATCACCGATGAAAAACTTGATGGTGGCGAATTTCATGTATGA